One window of Mediterraneibacter gnavus ATCC 29149 genomic DNA carries:
- a CDS encoding site-specific integrase: MSNVKRKDSKNRNLRNGESQRKDGRYVYKYTDIYGKPQFIYSWKLVPTDKTPAGKRDDISLREKEAQIKKDLNDGIDTAGGKMTVCQLYEKKNSQRKNIKRATEKGRQYLMNALKNDPLGMRAIDTVKQSDAKEWAIRMSEKGYAYKTIDNYKRSLKASFYMAIQDDCIRKNPFEFKLSDVLEDDTEQKVILTPEQEERLLAFMEKDKIYSKYYDEVVLLLETGLRISEFCGLTTHIDMQNRILNIDHQLLKDSEIGYYIETPKTKNGKRELPLTERAYQAIQRILKNRGKAQPLIVGGYSNFLFLNREGLPKVAGNYEGMVRGLIKKYNKYHKDKLPNITPHSFRHTYCTNMANRGMNPNTLQYLMGHANITMTLGYYAHGTFQSAKAELERLAC, translated from the coding sequence AATTTATCTATTCTTGGAAACTTGTACCGACAGACAAGACACCTGCTGGAAAGCGTGATGATATATCGTTGAGGGAAAAAGAAGCACAGATAAAAAAAGACCTCAATGACGGTATCGACACGGCAGGCGGTAAAATGACAGTCTGCCAGCTTTATGAGAAGAAAAACAGCCAAAGAAAGAACATCAAGAGGGCTACTGAAAAGGGACGACAGTATCTTATGAACGCTCTGAAAAATGACCCATTGGGTATGAGGGCGATTGATACTGTTAAACAGTCGGACGCTAAAGAATGGGCTATCAGAATGAGCGAAAAAGGATATGCCTATAAAACGATTGATAACTACAAGCGTTCCTTGAAAGCGTCATTTTATATGGCAATACAAGACGACTGTATCAGAAAGAACCCGTTTGAATTTAAGCTAAGTGATGTTCTGGAAGATGATACGGAACAGAAAGTTATCCTTACACCAGAGCAGGAAGAACGCCTGCTTGCCTTTATGGAAAAGGACAAGATTTACAGCAAGTATTATGATGAGGTTGTGCTTCTGCTGGAAACGGGACTTCGTATTTCTGAATTTTGCGGACTGACGACGCATATTGATATGCAGAATAGAATACTCAATATAGACCACCAGTTATTGAAAGATAGCGAAATCGGCTACTATATTGAAACGCCAAAGACTAAAAACGGAAAACGGGAACTTCCATTAACAGAACGGGCTTATCAAGCAATCCAAAGAATACTAAAGAACAGAGGAAAGGCACAACCGCTGATTGTAGGTGGTTACAGCAATTTCTTATTCTTGAACCGTGAGGGCTTGCCTAAAGTTGCAGGAAACTATGAGGGCATGGTGCGAGGACTGATTAAGAAGTATAACAAGTACCACAAGGACAAGTTACCGAACATCACACCACATTCATTCCGACATACTTATTGTACGAATATGGCAAACAGAGGAATGAACCCTAATACCCTACAATATCTCATGGGACACGCTAACATAACCATGACACTTGGCTATTATGCACACGGTACATTTCAATCTGCAAAAGCGGAGCTGGAAAGACTGGCTTGTTAA
- a CDS encoding flavodoxin family protein, whose protein sequence is MKVLMLNGSPRKEGCTYTALIQIAGVLEKNGIESEIFQAGTPELENVRAAAEKMKEADALIVGSPVYWASPSGQIIEFMDKFCSLAGKDMLLKPAAAIASARRAGTTATLDVLLKYFSFHQMPIVSSNYWNMVHGNTPDEVLQDKEGIQIMHVLGKNMAWLLHCLEAGKNAGISKPESEEKVKTNFIR, encoded by the coding sequence ATGAAAGTTTTGATGTTAAATGGAAGCCCGAGAAAAGAAGGCTGCACGTATACCGCACTTATCCAGATTGCCGGGGTTTTAGAGAAAAACGGAATCGAAAGCGAAATTTTTCAGGCTGGAACCCCGGAACTTGAAAATGTAAGAGCAGCTGCCGAAAAGATGAAAGAGGCAGATGCTCTGATCGTCGGCTCTCCGGTATACTGGGCATCTCCAAGCGGGCAGATCATCGAATTTATGGATAAGTTCTGTTCTCTTGCCGGAAAAGATATGTTGCTGAAACCTGCTGCCGCCATTGCATCCGCAAGACGCGCCGGCACCACAGCAACCTTGGATGTCCTCTTAAAATACTTTTCATTCCACCAGATGCCAATCGTTTCTTCCAACTATTGGAATATGGTACACGGCAACACTCCGGATGAAGTACTTCAGGACAAAGAAGGAATTCAGATCATGCATGTTCTCGGCAAAAATATGGCATGGCTTCTGCATTGTCTGGAAGCCGGAAAAAATGCTGGAATTTCAAAACCGGAATCAGAAGAGAAGGTAAAGACAAACTTTATCCGTTAA
- a CDS encoding carbon starvation protein A, producing the protein MATFITGLVILLLGGWLYGKFVEHVFKPDDRETPAVRMKDGIDYVPMNKWKNALINLLNIAGTGPIFGPIQGILFGPIAFITIPIGCVISGATHDYLSGMMSLRQNGAQMPGIIRKFLGNKTYQVYNIFLCFLMLLVGAVFTYTPGDLFAGQICGFQDVNVWTWVIYGVILLYYLVATLFPIDKIIGKIYPIFGAILLLSAVGVFAGIFIQGYQLDNIDFSHGLKGIFDVYPIFDAEGNSGAGTKFIPVFFVTVACGITSGFHSTQCTLIGRSVEHEKEGRTVFYGMMILEGLIAMIWAAAAMGLYNSGSTAGATAAVGEVAKGLLGPVGGIIAILGVIVLPITSGDTALRSCRLMVADYLHIDQKTRKNRVLVTLGIFIPVILILVFAKMNTEGFNILWRYFAWSNQTIGVFAFAAITIYLMAKKGAKKGIYLIALIPGSFYMFIISSFILSQKIGFGLPMTVAYIIAGVLTALYFAGLIKLGRKYAASHEEE; encoded by the coding sequence ATGGCAACTTTTATAACAGGGCTTGTAATACTTTTACTTGGAGGCTGGCTGTACGGGAAATTTGTAGAGCATGTCTTTAAACCTGACGATCGCGAGACTCCAGCCGTACGAATGAAAGACGGTATTGATTATGTTCCTATGAATAAATGGAAGAACGCATTGATCAACCTCTTAAATATCGCAGGTACTGGTCCGATTTTTGGGCCGATTCAGGGGATCTTGTTTGGACCAATCGCATTTATTACCATTCCAATCGGATGTGTGATCAGCGGTGCAACACATGACTATTTAAGCGGAATGATGTCACTTCGCCAGAATGGTGCACAAATGCCGGGAATCATCCGGAAATTTCTGGGAAATAAAACCTATCAGGTGTATAATATTTTCCTTTGTTTTCTGATGCTTCTTGTTGGTGCTGTTTTCACCTATACCCCGGGAGATCTATTCGCAGGACAGATTTGCGGATTTCAGGATGTCAATGTATGGACATGGGTAATTTACGGAGTGATCTTACTTTACTATCTGGTCGCAACTTTGTTCCCGATTGATAAGATCATTGGTAAGATTTATCCGATTTTCGGTGCGATTCTGCTCTTATCGGCAGTCGGAGTATTTGCTGGAATCTTTATTCAGGGATATCAGCTTGATAATATTGATTTCAGCCATGGTCTCAAAGGAATTTTTGATGTGTATCCGATCTTTGATGCAGAAGGAAATTCGGGAGCAGGAACAAAATTCATTCCTGTCTTTTTCGTAACAGTAGCCTGTGGAATTACATCTGGTTTTCACTCTACACAGTGTACTTTAATTGGACGCTCTGTAGAACATGAAAAAGAAGGACGCACAGTCTTTTATGGAATGATGATTCTGGAAGGCCTGATCGCCATGATCTGGGCAGCAGCAGCTATGGGACTTTACAACAGCGGTTCTACTGCCGGAGCTACCGCAGCAGTTGGCGAAGTTGCAAAAGGTCTGCTTGGTCCTGTGGGAGGAATCATCGCAATCCTCGGTGTGATTGTTCTTCCAATCACATCCGGAGATACAGCCCTTCGCTCCTGCCGTCTGATGGTTGCAGATTACCTGCACATTGATCAGAAAACCAGAAAAAATCGTGTACTTGTGACATTGGGAATTTTTATTCCTGTCATTTTGATCCTTGTTTTTGCAAAAATGAATACAGAAGGATTTAATATCCTCTGGAGATATTTTGCATGGAGCAACCAGACCATCGGAGTTTTCGCATTTGCTGCAATTACTATTTATCTGATGGCGAAAAAGGGGGCAAAAAAAGGAATCTATCTGATTGCATTGATTCCAGGAAGTTTTTATATGTTCATCATATCTTCTTTCATTTTGAGTCAGAAAATTGGATTTGGTCTGCCAATGACAGTTGCTTATATTATCGCAGGTGTTTTGACCGCTCTCTATTTTGCCGGTCTGATCAAGCTTGGCAGAAAATATGCTGCCAGCCATGAGGAAGAGTAA
- the fucO gene encoding lactaldehyde reductase has protein sequence MANRIMLNETSYHGAGAIQEIAAEAKARAFKKAFVCSDPDLIKFGVTGKVTDVLDKAGLAYEIYSDIKANPTIENVQNGVAAFKAAKADYIVAIGGGSSMDTAKAIGIIIANPEFEDVRSLEGVAPTTKPCIPIIAVPTTAGTAAEVTINYVITDVERKRKLVCVDPHDMPIIAIVDPDMMSSMPKGLTASTGMDALTHAIEGYTTKGAWEMTDMFHLKAIEIISRSLRSAVANEKEGREGMALGQYIAGMGFSNVGLGIAHSMAHTLGAVYDTPHGVACAMMLPIVMEYNADCSGEKYREIACAMGVKGVDEMSADEYRKAAVDAVQKLSVDVGIPTKLEALKEEDLPFLAESAHADACAPGNPKDASVEDLKNLFRKLM, from the coding sequence ATGGCAAATAGAATTATGCTGAACGAAACATCTTATCATGGGGCAGGAGCAATCCAGGAAATTGCAGCAGAAGCAAAGGCAAGAGCTTTCAAAAAAGCATTCGTCTGCTCGGATCCGGATCTGATCAAATTCGGAGTCACAGGAAAGGTGACAGACGTTCTTGACAAAGCTGGGCTTGCTTATGAAATTTATTCTGACATCAAAGCAAACCCGACCATCGAAAATGTACAGAATGGTGTTGCCGCATTCAAAGCTGCCAAAGCAGATTACATTGTTGCAATTGGCGGCGGTTCTTCTATGGATACCGCAAAGGCAATCGGTATTATCATTGCAAATCCGGAATTTGAAGACGTAAGAAGTCTGGAGGGTGTGGCGCCTACAACAAAACCCTGTATTCCAATCATTGCCGTTCCGACAACTGCAGGAACAGCTGCAGAAGTTACCATCAACTATGTGATCACAGATGTGGAAAGAAAAAGAAAATTGGTCTGTGTGGATCCGCATGATATGCCGATCATTGCGATCGTTGATCCGGATATGATGTCCTCTATGCCAAAGGGACTGACTGCCTCTACCGGTATGGATGCACTGACACATGCCATCGAAGGTTATACAACCAAAGGAGCATGGGAGATGACAGATATGTTCCACTTAAAAGCGATCGAGATCATTTCCAGATCTTTGAGAAGTGCAGTAGCAAATGAAAAAGAAGGACGGGAAGGAATGGCTCTCGGACAGTATATCGCAGGGATGGGATTTTCCAATGTCGGCCTTGGAATTGCGCATTCCATGGCACATACATTAGGAGCTGTTTATGATACGCCTCATGGTGTCGCATGTGCGATGATGCTTCCAATTGTTATGGAATACAATGCAGATTGCTCCGGAGAAAAATATCGCGAAATCGCATGTGCTATGGGCGTGAAAGGTGTAGATGAGATGTCTGCTGACGAGTACAGAAAAGCTGCTGTGGATGCAGTACAGAAACTTTCTGTAGATGTAGGAATCCCAACAAAACTGGAAGCACTCAAAGAAGAAGATCTTCCGTTCCTTGCCGAATCTGCGCACGCAGATGCATGTGCACCAGGCAATCCAAAAGATGCCAGTGTAGAAGATCTGAAAAACTTATTCAGAAAACTGATGTAA
- a CDS encoding TetR/AcrR family transcriptional regulator C-terminal domain-containing protein, which produces MEKLQNTKEPSRDPERMKYRLSEAMKECMKYAPVEKITVKEIVEVCGTTRQTFYRNFQDKYDLINWYFDKILLKSFEYMGKSETIYEGLVNKFYYIQQENLFFRTAFKNDDQNCLRDHDFHLILQFYTDQIEQKTGEKISEHLRFLLEMYCQGSIYMTVQWVLGKLKGTPEEIARSLVDAMPLKLMEVFKVLNLL; this is translated from the coding sequence ATGGAAAAACTACAGAATACCAAAGAACCTTCCAGGGATCCGGAACGTATGAAATACCGGCTTTCGGAAGCGATGAAAGAATGTATGAAATATGCGCCGGTAGAAAAAATCACAGTAAAAGAAATTGTTGAAGTATGCGGTACAACAAGGCAGACCTTTTACCGAAACTTTCAGGACAAATACGATTTGATCAACTGGTATTTTGATAAGATTCTTTTGAAATCTTTCGAGTACATGGGAAAGAGCGAAACAATCTACGAAGGACTTGTCAATAAATTTTATTATATCCAGCAGGAGAATCTGTTTTTTCGTACTGCCTTTAAGAATGATGATCAGAACTGCCTGAGGGATCACGACTTTCATCTGATCCTTCAATTTTATACAGACCAGATTGAACAGAAGACCGGAGAGAAAATTTCAGAGCATTTGCGTTTCTTACTGGAAATGTATTGCCAGGGTTCCATCTATATGACTGTACAGTGGGTTCTTGGAAAGTTGAAAGGAACTCCAGAAGAAATTGCACGCTCTCTGGTTGATGCTATGCCTCTGAAACTAATGGAAGTATTTAAGGTATTAAATCTATTGTAA
- a CDS encoding glycoside hydrolase family 1 protein: MGRAVAANQCEGAYLEDGKGLSIQDIMPKGIKGAPTEEPTADNMKLVAVDFYHRYKEDIAMLAEMGFKVFRFSIAWSRIFPNGNDKEPNEKELHFYDDVLNECKKYGIEPLVTISHYETPLHLAREYDGWRSRKLIDFYMNFCKVIFERYKGKVKYWLTSNEINSVLHQPLISGGILTPKEQLTKQELYQAIHHELVASAKAVKLAHEIMPDSQVGCMILAMPTYPLTPKPEDVLAAMQAEQKNYFFADVQARGAYPKYLDSYLKEQNVRIKTKILTGTIAVYIGIVCYLSTKFAQGSTTVGMIVSIKFMNYSRFHTHLYCFHTVFMINCLYK; the protein is encoded by the coding sequence ATGGGGCGGGCAGTGGCAGCCAACCAGTGTGAAGGAGCGTATTTGGAGGATGGAAAAGGGCTGTCCATTCAGGATATCATGCCAAAGGGAATCAAGGGGGCACCTACAGAAGAACCTACAGCGGACAACATGAAGCTTGTGGCAGTCGATTTTTACCATCGTTACAAAGAAGATATTGCCATGCTTGCAGAGATGGGATTTAAGGTGTTTCGATTTTCTATTGCATGGTCCAGAATTTTCCCAAATGGAAATGACAAAGAGCCAAATGAAAAAGAACTTCACTTCTATGATGATGTACTGAATGAGTGCAAAAAGTATGGTATTGAGCCATTGGTGACGATTTCCCATTACGAGACTCCATTGCATCTTGCAAGAGAGTATGACGGATGGAGGAGCCGAAAGCTCATCGACTTTTATATGAATTTCTGTAAAGTAATCTTTGAACGCTACAAAGGAAAAGTAAAGTACTGGCTTACTTCTAATGAAATCAATTCTGTGCTGCATCAGCCTCTGATCAGCGGTGGAATCCTGACTCCAAAGGAACAGCTCACAAAGCAGGAGCTGTATCAGGCAATCCATCATGAACTGGTTGCATCAGCAAAAGCAGTAAAGCTGGCGCATGAGATTATGCCGGACAGTCAGGTTGGCTGCATGATTCTGGCAATGCCGACATACCCGCTGACACCAAAGCCGGAGGATGTACTGGCAGCAATGCAGGCAGAACAGAAAAACTATTTCTTTGCAGATGTTCAGGCGCGCGGTGCATATCCAAAATATCTGGACAGCTATCTGAAAGAACAGAATGTCAGGATCAAGACAAAAATCCTGACGGGAACTATTGCTGTCTATATCGGAATCGTCTGTTATCTGTCCACAAAATTTGCACAGGGATCCACAACTGTTGGTATGATCGTATCCATCAAATTTATGAATTACAGCCGCTTTCACACACATCTGTATTGTTTCCACACTGTCTTCATGATAAACTGTCTTTATAAATGA
- a CDS encoding glucose PTS transporter subunit IIA gives MAEAVKDYQKLEHDIIRLAGGADNIASAQRCATRLRLVLKNTPGQAEEKIKALPGVITVVQKQGQFQVVIGNHVGDVFEAVSAELETNKKAEQEERPKEKENLLNRLLQMISGVFAPVCYVLAAGGLLQGLLIILTMAVPSVTETGVYPEITYTSSVLPPLILVALLSKLEKFLNKHLPELIKSLFTPLICLAALVPLTIVVIDPLIQWLSNGVAAGYNLLYQMAPPIAGAVVGGVWQVIVIFGIHWGMVPIVIANFAQNGQDTLQIFIQIAVISQMAAAFGVFLKAKDKQLRTDALSAGITGIFGITEPAIYGITLPRKKPFIYGCIWAAIGSAIAAILGATQYVYAGLPGLISVVNSISVENPGSFPACATGAAVTITGTIGSILLFGCEPKQKENAEHSILGQTVFSPLTGELKSLKDVNDPTFSEEILGKGIAILPKEGIVYAPFDGVVSALFDTKHAIGLTDDQGMELLIHVGLETVNLGGTHFEVHISQGDLVKKGDPLITFDLQEIQKTHDVITPVLITNADDFSEIVVQKEFGPVKAGDAILTVKK, from the coding sequence ATGGCAGAAGCAGTAAAAGATTATCAAAAGCTGGAACATGATATCATTCGTCTTGCAGGCGGTGCAGACAATATTGCCAGTGCACAACGGTGCGCGACCAGACTCCGTCTGGTTTTGAAAAATACACCCGGACAGGCAGAGGAAAAAATCAAAGCCCTGCCCGGCGTGATCACGGTTGTACAGAAACAGGGACAGTTTCAAGTCGTGATAGGAAATCATGTGGGAGATGTATTCGAGGCAGTTTCGGCAGAACTTGAAACAAACAAAAAAGCAGAACAGGAAGAACGCCCAAAAGAAAAAGAAAACCTGTTAAACCGCCTGCTTCAGATGATATCAGGAGTATTTGCACCTGTCTGTTATGTCCTTGCAGCCGGAGGACTTTTACAGGGATTGCTGATCATTCTTACAATGGCAGTACCATCCGTGACAGAAACCGGAGTCTATCCGGAAATCACCTATACCTCTTCTGTACTGCCGCCTTTGATTTTAGTTGCACTGCTGTCCAAGCTGGAGAAATTTCTAAATAAACATTTGCCGGAATTGATCAAATCCTTATTTACTCCGCTTATCTGCCTGGCAGCGCTGGTTCCACTGACCATCGTTGTGATCGATCCATTGATCCAGTGGCTGTCCAATGGAGTTGCCGCCGGATACAATCTTCTGTATCAGATGGCGCCTCCGATCGCAGGTGCAGTTGTCGGCGGGGTGTGGCAGGTGATCGTAATCTTTGGCATTCACTGGGGGATGGTTCCGATTGTAATTGCCAATTTTGCGCAGAACGGACAGGACACACTGCAGATTTTTATTCAGATTGCTGTAATTTCACAGATGGCAGCTGCATTTGGAGTATTTTTAAAAGCAAAAGACAAGCAGCTGAGAACAGATGCACTGTCCGCCGGAATCACAGGAATTTTCGGAATTACAGAACCGGCAATCTATGGGATTACACTGCCGAGAAAGAAACCGTTTATTTATGGCTGTATCTGGGCTGCAATCGGAAGTGCAATCGCTGCGATACTGGGAGCAACACAGTATGTGTATGCAGGACTTCCGGGACTGATCTCCGTGGTAAATTCCATATCTGTGGAAAATCCGGGTTCATTTCCAGCCTGTGCCACAGGAGCAGCAGTGACGATTACAGGAACAATCGGAAGTATCCTGCTGTTTGGGTGCGAACCAAAGCAAAAGGAAAACGCAGAGCATTCTATTTTGGGACAAACTGTTTTCAGTCCGCTGACAGGAGAACTCAAATCTCTAAAAGACGTCAATGATCCCACATTTTCAGAAGAGATACTTGGAAAAGGAATTGCAATTCTTCCAAAAGAAGGAATCGTCTATGCGCCTTTTGACGGAGTAGTGTCCGCTCTTTTTGATACAAAACATGCAATTGGACTGACAGACGATCAGGGAATGGAGCTTTTGATCCATGTAGGACTGGAAACGGTAAATTTGGGCGGAACTCATTTTGAGGTGCATATTTCTCAGGGGGATCTGGTGAAAAAAGGTGATCCGCTGATTACATTTGATCTGCAGGAAATCCAGAAAACACATGATGTCATTACACCGGTTCTTATTACAAACGCAGATGATTTTTCAGAAATCGTGGTACAAAAAGAATTCGGTCCGGTAAAAGCAGGAGATGCAATTTTAACAGTCAAAAAATAG
- a CDS encoding FAD-dependent oxidoreductase yields MLEKMHVQILLNTTADAELIKLYEPDTVIIATGSRPFIPPIQGADQDFVVAAHDVLLGKTEPGNRVVVIGGGLVGAETADMLGQQCEQVTIIEMLPQIMKDGEAAPTKYMKERFFQNGVQIHTSTKLLEIGDHTVTAEKDGERFVLENIDTVIIAVGVKTDRTLLDSMEHVSCKVLKVGDANGVKNGYLGIREGYEAGLNA; encoded by the coding sequence ATGCTGGAGAAAATGCATGTACAGATCCTTCTGAATACAACCGCCGATGCAGAACTGATCAAACTCTATGAACCGGATACGGTCATCATCGCAACCGGAAGCAGACCGTTTATTCCGCCGATTCAAGGTGCAGATCAGGATTTTGTCGTAGCTGCTCATGATGTACTCCTTGGAAAAACAGAGCCGGGCAATCGTGTTGTAGTCATCGGCGGCGGTCTCGTAGGAGCTGAAACTGCCGATATGCTCGGTCAGCAATGTGAACAGGTAACCATTATAGAAATGCTTCCGCAGATTATGAAAGATGGAGAAGCAGCTCCAACAAAATACATGAAAGAGCGGTTTTTCCAAAACGGAGTTCAGATTCATACTTCTACAAAACTTTTGGAAATCGGAGATCATACGGTAACCGCAGAAAAAGACGGGGAAAGATTTGTACTTGAAAATATTGATACGGTTATTATTGCAGTCGGCGTGAAAACAGACAGAACCCTTCTGGATTCCATGGAACATGTTTCCTGCAAAGTATTAAAAGTGGGAGATGCCAATGGGGTGAAAAACGGATATCTTGGAATCCGGGAAGGATACGAGGCAGGATTGAATGCGTAA
- a CDS encoding FAD-dependent oxidoreductase encodes MARASLADPELPNKVLKGRGDEVIRCIGCLHGCIGENGKGNGIRCLVNPLTGMEDEYDLTPAEKAKQVLVIGGGIAGCEATISAALKGHKVTLIEKNDRLGGQWIPASVPIGKSEFTSFLC; translated from the coding sequence ATGGCAAGAGCCTCCCTGGCGGATCCAGAACTGCCAAACAAGGTTCTGAAAGGACGGGGAGATGAAGTGATCCGTTGTATCGGCTGTCTGCATGGCTGTATCGGAGAGAACGGAAAAGGAAACGGTATCCGCTGCCTGGTAAATCCGCTTACCGGAATGGAAGATGAATATGATTTGACTCCTGCCGAAAAGGCAAAACAGGTCCTCGTTATAGGCGGTGGTATTGCAGGATGTGAGGCTACGATCTCGGCAGCGTTAAAGGGACATAAAGTCACTTTGATCGAAAAAAATGACCGATTGGGCGGACAGTGGATTCCCGCATCGGTTCCGATTGGAAAAAGCGAGTTTACTTCGTTTTTGTGCTAG
- a CDS encoding helix-turn-helix domain-containing protein, with protein MFFTYEIDNQKFGGFVAALRKEKGYTQKELAEKLFLSNKAISKWERGLSLPDIALLEPLADILGVTVAELLKGERIHAALEPQEMDELLGKTIHLSDNQKHVHSGFHKMWYLFVLGFSILEFGILIWQDVNLIQKDIFVLEALFALFGAGFCLFAKEQLPTYYDENELHYVSDGVFRMNIPFIRIHNSNWPYIVKCCRYWMLGSMILFPVVSFLLVTAGLWESSQKAVTLIWVFGLFGTILGTGKYYE; from the coding sequence ATGTTTTTCACGTATGAAATTGACAATCAAAAGTTTGGGGGATTCGTAGCAGCGCTGAGGAAAGAAAAAGGTTACACACAGAAGGAACTGGCAGAAAAACTGTTTCTTTCTAATAAGGCGATATCAAAATGGGAACGTGGACTGAGTCTCCCAGATATCGCCTTATTGGAACCTCTGGCAGATATCCTGGGAGTAACAGTCGCAGAGCTGCTAAAAGGTGAGCGGATTCATGCCGCACTTGAGCCGCAGGAGATGGATGAACTGCTGGGAAAAACCATTCATTTGTCAGACAATCAAAAACACGTACATTCTGGTTTTCACAAAATGTGGTATTTGTTTGTCCTGGGATTCAGCATATTGGAATTCGGAATTTTAATATGGCAGGATGTAAATCTGATCCAGAAGGACATCTTTGTTTTAGAAGCTTTATTTGCCTTATTTGGTGCAGGGTTCTGCTTATTTGCAAAAGAACAGCTTCCGACTTATTATGATGAAAATGAACTTCATTATGTGTCCGACGGGGTCTTCCGAATGAATATTCCGTTTATTCGGATTCACAACAGTAACTGGCCGTATATTGTAAAATGCTGCCGATACTGGATGCTGGGATCCATGATCCTATTTCCTGTTGTCAGCTTTCTCCTGGTTACGGCAGGCTTGTGGGAATCGTCTCAAAAAGCGGTTACTTTGATTTGGGTATTCGGGTTGTTTGGTACCATTCTTGGAACTGGAAAATATTATGAATAG